GATGGATAACATAAAAATAAATATTTTGCAAAGGGAGGGGTAAAATGTACAAATTAATAAATAATAGAATATTAGTTAGTGCTATATTTTTGTTAGTATTTGTTTTTGGGTTTTCATCGAATTCGTTTGGTGAAGAACCATTTAAATTAGAAGCAAAATCAGCTTTACTTATGGATGCTTCCTCTGGAGAAATAATTTATGAGAAAAATATACATGAAAAAACACCCCCTGCAAGTATAACTAAAATTATGCTTCTCTTAATTGCAATGGAGGAATTAGATAGTGGTAAGATTAGTCTTGAGGATGAAGTATATATAAGTGCAAACTCATCTAGGATGGGAGGAACTCAAGTATATTTGGAGGAGGGGGAGACTCAAAAAGTTGATGATTTATTGAAGGCTATATGTATAAGATCAGCAAATGATGCTGCAGTAGCTTTAGCTGAGCATATCTCTGGTAGTATAGAAGTTTTTGTTCAAAGAATGAATGAAAGAGCTAAGGAATTAGGAATGAACAATACATTATTTAAAAATACTACAGGACTTCCTGATGGAGAGCATGTTACTACTGCATATGATGTTGGAATAATGTCAAAGGAGTTATTAAAACATCCTAAAATCCATGATTGGCTGACTGTATACATGACTGATATTTATGTTGGAAAAAAGAAAGACAAAGTTCAAACTCTTGTAAACACTAATAAGCTTATACGTGATTATCAAGGAA
Above is a window of Proteiniborus ethanoligenes DNA encoding:
- a CDS encoding D-alanyl-D-alanine carboxypeptidase family protein yields the protein MYKLINNRILVSAIFLLVFVFGFSSNSFGEEPFKLEAKSALLMDASSGEIIYEKNIHEKTPPASITKIMLLLIAMEELDSGKISLEDEVYISANSSRMGGTQVYLEEGETQKVDDLLKAICIRSANDAAVALAEHISGSIEVFVQRMNERAKELGMNNTLFKNTTGLPDGEHVTTAYDVGIMSKELLKHPKIHDWLTVYMTDIYVGKKKDKVQTLVNTNKLIRDYQGITGIKTGHISDAGHCLSASARRGNLTLISVILGGPTSNSRFAESKQLLDYGFANYDSIAICKKNDIIKNISVLKGKNHTLNIVAENEYSVLLKKGMTKDIEKEIILPDSISAPIKKGEKIGEIILKNKGQEIGRVGLVSEKEIEKASLLDMFKKVTTSFLGYRKP